Proteins from one Gimesia maris genomic window:
- a CDS encoding glycosylase: MKPDDCYKMNGPTVKFYTYLQCSLRLVITVLFCGISSTLVAEEIRFPEELTRFQPYASNPIFEAQGPGHWDVKIRERGWILKEGDFYHLWFTGYDGTREGIKKLGYAWSCDGIHWTRSPCNPIYQQHWVEDMMVIKHGETYHMFAEGKDDIAQHLTSTDAVNWTRVGALDVRMSDGKPIAAGPYGTPVVWYEKGTWYLFYERRDAGIWLATSPDMKVWTNINNDQPVMLPGPESYDQKMIAMNQLIKYQGTYYMIFHGTDAAQKPSLWTTNIAASKNMIDWVKYSGNPLTRPEVNQSSGLLIPDANRFRFYTMHNQVDLNLPVVP; this comes from the coding sequence ATGAAACCTGATGATTGTTATAAAATGAACGGACCCACGGTGAAATTCTACACATATTTACAATGTTCCTTACGACTCGTAATCACGGTACTGTTCTGCGGGATCTCTTCGACGCTTGTTGCTGAAGAAATCCGTTTTCCGGAGGAATTAACCAGATTTCAACCCTATGCTTCCAACCCGATCTTTGAGGCCCAGGGGCCCGGTCACTGGGACGTAAAAATCCGAGAGCGTGGCTGGATTCTCAAAGAAGGTGATTTCTATCACCTCTGGTTTACCGGCTACGATGGAACCCGCGAAGGAATAAAAAAACTCGGTTATGCCTGGTCCTGCGATGGCATTCACTGGACGCGTTCTCCCTGTAATCCCATCTACCAGCAACACTGGGTCGAAGACATGATGGTGATCAAACACGGTGAAACCTACCACATGTTTGCCGAAGGTAAGGATGACATTGCCCAGCATCTGACTTCCACTGATGCGGTAAACTGGACCCGCGTTGGTGCACTGGATGTTCGCATGTCGGACGGGAAACCCATTGCCGCCGGTCCCTATGGAACACCTGTCGTCTGGTATGAAAAAGGAACCTGGTATCTGTTTTATGAAAGACGGGATGCAGGGATCTGGCTGGCGACTTCACCGGATATGAAAGTCTGGACAAATATAAACAACGACCAGCCAGTTATGCTGCCCGGCCCTGAATCTTATGATCAAAAAATGATTGCCATGAATCAGCTGATCAAGTACCAGGGAACCTATTACATGATATTTCACGGTACAGACGCTGCGCAAAAACCATCATTATGGACAACAAATATCGCTGCTTCCAAAAATATGATTGACTGGGTTAAATATTCCGGAAACCCGTTGACCAGGCCCGAAGTCAATCAGTCAAGCGGATTATTGATTCCTGATGCGAATCGATTTCGTTTTTATACAATGCACAATCAGGTTGATTTAAATCTACCCGTAGTCCCTTGA
- a CDS encoding ABC transporter ATP-binding protein produces the protein MPETAALLDIQGLKTYFHTSRGVVKAVEDLTVTIEKGKTLGLVGESGSGKSVTSLSIMKLLPDAAAKIDAGSISFLGKDLVKLSDPEMRNIRGREISMIFQEPGTSLNPVFRVGKQVMEAIMLHQKVTAEEAKKRTIDLFHEVGILDPERRFSSYPHEMSGGQKQRVMIAMALSCNPELLIADEPTTALDVTIQAQILNLIRKLRDERGMSVLFITHDLGVIAEIADDVAVMFRGKLVEYKPVVEIFENPEHPYTKGLLACRPSLDSKFKRLPTVSDFMDFQETSSGEYLIQEKLFDEAKFKDTTAHGRPRILHPRSELESLGYHWDDVHNLPESRFIEAGEKPILRLDQLQVYYPIKSGIIKRTVDHVKAVDGISLNIYRGQTIGLVGESGCGKTTTGKAIVGLAPVTDGRILLEGNDLAHMTRSERKPFRRKVQIIFQDPYSSLNPRMMVSTIITESMIAHQLGKSKSDRRDRAASLLKEVGLPVDYLDRYPHEFSGGQRQRISIARALAVEPEFIICDESVSALDVSVQAQVLNLLKDLQEQHNLTYIFISHDLSVVKFMSDMMAVMNAGKLVELGPSEAIYQNPQQEYTRKLIESVPVDDLSQIKARVAHRKEQATMHK, from the coding sequence ATGCCAGAGACAGCAGCGTTACTCGATATTCAGGGACTGAAAACCTACTTTCATACCAGTCGCGGAGTGGTCAAAGCAGTAGAAGATTTAACTGTCACCATCGAAAAAGGGAAGACCCTGGGACTGGTGGGTGAATCGGGTTCCGGCAAATCCGTGACTTCGCTTTCCATCATGAAACTGCTGCCTGACGCCGCTGCAAAAATTGATGCCGGATCGATCTCGTTCCTCGGTAAAGATCTCGTGAAATTGTCCGATCCGGAAATGCGCAACATCCGGGGACGTGAAATCAGCATGATTTTTCAGGAACCGGGAACTTCTCTGAACCCCGTGTTCCGTGTCGGAAAGCAGGTGATGGAAGCAATCATGCTGCACCAGAAGGTGACGGCTGAGGAAGCGAAAAAGCGAACAATCGACCTGTTTCATGAAGTAGGGATTCTCGATCCAGAAAGACGATTCTCAAGTTATCCCCATGAGATGTCCGGTGGTCAGAAACAACGCGTGATGATCGCGATGGCATTGAGTTGTAACCCGGAATTATTAATCGCCGATGAACCCACAACGGCACTTGATGTAACGATCCAGGCCCAGATCCTGAACCTGATCCGCAAGTTACGTGATGAGCGCGGGATGTCTGTGTTGTTTATTACGCATGATTTAGGTGTCATTGCAGAAATAGCCGACGATGTGGCCGTCATGTTTCGGGGTAAACTGGTGGAATATAAACCGGTCGTCGAGATCTTTGAAAACCCGGAACACCCCTATACCAAAGGCCTGCTGGCCTGTCGACCGTCATTGGATTCCAAATTTAAGCGGCTGCCGACTGTCTCAGATTTTATGGATTTTCAGGAAACCAGTTCCGGCGAATACCTGATTCAGGAAAAGCTTTTTGACGAAGCTAAATTCAAGGACACCACAGCGCATGGGCGCCCCCGGATCCTGCATCCCCGTTCAGAACTGGAGTCACTCGGGTACCACTGGGATGATGTTCATAATCTACCCGAATCCCGATTTATCGAAGCGGGAGAGAAGCCGATTTTAAGACTGGATCAGCTTCAGGTCTACTACCCGATCAAGAGTGGCATTATCAAACGAACCGTCGACCATGTGAAAGCCGTCGATGGCATCTCTTTGAATATTTATCGGGGACAGACGATCGGACTGGTGGGAGAATCCGGGTGTGGTAAAACGACAACCGGTAAGGCGATTGTCGGGCTGGCTCCGGTGACCGATGGTAGAATTCTGCTGGAAGGAAACGATCTGGCACATATGACGCGTTCCGAAAGAAAACCGTTTCGGCGAAAAGTGCAGATCATATTCCAGGACCCATATAGTTCTTTGAATCCGCGCATGATGGTCTCCACGATTATCACTGAATCCATGATTGCACATCAACTGGGTAAATCGAAGTCAGACCGACGCGATCGGGCAGCCTCACTTCTGAAAGAGGTCGGTCTGCCTGTTGATTATCTGGATCGATATCCCCATGAGTTTTCCGGTGGGCAACGTCAGAGAATTTCGATTGCCCGCGCGCTGGCTGTCGAACCAGAATTTATCATCTGCGATGAATCGGTATCTGCACTCGACGTTTCAGTGCAGGCACAGGTCTTGAACCTGCTCAAAGATCTGCAGGAACAACATAACCTGACATACATTTTTATCAGCCATGATCTGAGTGTGGTGAAGTTTATGTCCGATATGATGGCGGTAATGAATGCGGGAAAACTGGTAGAACTTGGCCCGTCCGAAGCCATCTATCAGAACCCGCAACAGGAATATACTCGAAAGTTGATTGAATCTGTACCGGTTGATGATTTGTCACAAATTAAGGCACGGGTTGCACATAGAAAAGAACAGGCAACAATGCACAAATAA
- a CDS encoding CAP domain-containing protein, which produces MTIKPSWKVVLTGLFCLLFIQPVFSEEEKKEGEHDWLLKNPTIQKLLKLHNAERARNGMPALTLNTKMCLQAQEHANWMAQTGYYQHSNLPWPEIIFQGPTSAAAAVNGWIASPAHHSIMLTGTQAGFGFMVLNGNYYWVGVFK; this is translated from the coding sequence ATGACTATAAAACCATCATGGAAAGTCGTTTTAACTGGTCTGTTTTGTCTGCTGTTCATTCAGCCTGTTTTTTCAGAAGAAGAAAAGAAGGAAGGCGAACACGACTGGTTACTGAAAAACCCCACCATTCAAAAGCTGTTGAAACTGCATAACGCAGAACGCGCACGCAATGGAATGCCAGCCTTGACATTGAACACGAAGATGTGTCTTCAGGCTCAGGAACATGCTAACTGGATGGCTCAGACTGGCTACTATCAGCACAGTAATTTGCCCTGGCCAGAAATTATTTTTCAGGGCCCCACTTCAGCCGCCGCTGCTGTGAATGGCTGGATCGCTTCACCCGCTCATCACTCCATCATGTTGACGGGGACCCAGGCCGGATTCGGGTTCATGGTTTTAAATGGTAACTATTACTGGGTGGGAGTCTTCAAATAA
- a CDS encoding peptide-binding protein translates to MHQYPRFNLFFLSLFLMFALTGCPGPATEEAEDTEKEAETKEVLLEPFDAPKLADLDAQVEWEEQPVLDSLELLRERQSQEKPLVSVDEALKLKNTNQEINEKILSALGRLPKNDEEVDWGATINRHVGADLKSTNPIMGSSAVEFEVSSLTGFGLFSFDWNFKPFAVSDTVVSWQSSKDKLYDKVVLRDDLTWSDGTPITAHDIVFTFKTIMNPEVPVPAVRSGTDQIRWIEAYDDQTLVFFHKESLPTNVWNLNFPIIPKHIYEKELESDPTLQDSPYHVKFENAPVTGGPYEIEKRERGQEILLKRRESWYMQDGKQVRTKPYFERVRLRIIEDPNTALLALKNGKIDEMALNPELWKTQTEDDDFYKTCTKANGLEWVYFYFGWNCETLFFKDKEVRQAMSYAFNHKEMLDELCYGLYQPCTGIYHETAWMAPKPMSKPYTQNLAKAEKLLDDAGWIDHDGDGIRDKEFDGKVIPFRFSIMTSSQPLSLSICTLLKENLAQIGVICEVKPTEFTVMQEKARNHQFQAMFGGWGTGTDPDTSINLWKTEAARNYVNYSNPEVDKLFEEGRREFDVEKRAKIYGKIHELLYEDQPYTWLYFRNSFYGFNKDLRGYVFSPRGPYGYGPGFSSLWKPAEN, encoded by the coding sequence ATGCATCAATATCCCCGTTTCAACCTGTTCTTCCTGTCCCTCTTCCTGATGTTTGCCCTGACAGGCTGCCCCGGCCCTGCCACTGAGGAGGCCGAAGATACTGAAAAAGAAGCAGAAACGAAAGAAGTTCTATTGGAGCCCTTCGACGCTCCCAAACTTGCTGATTTAGATGCGCAGGTGGAATGGGAAGAACAACCTGTTCTGGACAGTCTGGAGCTTTTACGGGAACGCCAGAGTCAGGAAAAACCGCTGGTGAGTGTGGACGAAGCTCTCAAGCTGAAAAACACCAATCAGGAAATCAATGAAAAAATCCTGAGTGCTCTGGGAAGATTACCCAAAAACGACGAAGAAGTAGACTGGGGGGCAACCATCAATCGACACGTGGGGGCCGACCTGAAAAGTACCAACCCGATTATGGGAAGTTCGGCAGTTGAATTTGAAGTCTCTTCTCTTACGGGTTTTGGTCTATTCAGTTTCGACTGGAATTTCAAACCATTCGCTGTTTCAGACACTGTGGTTTCCTGGCAGTCCAGTAAAGATAAACTTTATGACAAAGTGGTTCTGCGGGATGACCTGACCTGGTCTGACGGCACTCCCATCACTGCACATGATATCGTGTTTACTTTCAAGACGATCATGAACCCGGAGGTACCTGTTCCTGCAGTTCGTTCTGGAACAGACCAGATTCGCTGGATTGAAGCTTATGATGACCAGACACTGGTATTCTTTCACAAAGAGTCTCTTCCGACCAACGTCTGGAATCTGAACTTTCCGATTATCCCCAAACATATCTATGAAAAAGAACTGGAATCAGATCCAACACTACAGGACAGTCCCTACCATGTCAAATTCGAAAATGCACCCGTCACAGGGGGGCCGTATGAAATTGAAAAACGGGAACGGGGACAGGAGATTCTGCTGAAACGCCGCGAAAGCTGGTACATGCAGGATGGCAAGCAGGTCCGCACAAAACCGTACTTTGAAAGGGTGCGTCTGCGCATCATTGAAGATCCCAATACTGCGTTACTTGCCTTGAAGAATGGGAAAATCGACGAGATGGCACTCAATCCCGAGCTGTGGAAAACACAGACCGAGGATGATGATTTCTACAAGACCTGTACCAAAGCGAACGGTCTGGAATGGGTATATTTCTACTTTGGCTGGAACTGTGAAACCCTGTTCTTCAAGGATAAAGAAGTGCGACAGGCAATGTCCTACGCTTTCAATCATAAAGAGATGCTGGATGAACTGTGCTACGGGCTCTATCAGCCTTGTACCGGCATTTATCATGAGACAGCCTGGATGGCCCCTAAACCCATGAGCAAACCTTACACGCAGAATCTGGCGAAAGCAGAGAAACTGCTGGATGACGCCGGCTGGATTGATCACGATGGTGATGGAATTCGCGATAAAGAATTTGATGGCAAGGTCATTCCATTCCGCTTCAGTATCATGACATCCAGCCAGCCTTTGTCCCTCTCGATCTGTACTCTACTGAAAGAGAATCTGGCCCAGATCGGGGTTATCTGTGAAGTGAAACCCACGGAATTCACCGTCATGCAGGAGAAGGCACGAAATCATCAGTTTCAGGCCATGTTCGGAGGGTGGGGAACAGGTACGGATCCGGACACTTCGATCAATCTCTGGAAGACAGAAGCGGCTCGCAATTATGTCAATTACTCCAATCCCGAAGTGGACAAGCTTTTCGAAGAAGGTCGTCGTGAATTCGATGTCGAAAAAAGAGCAAAGATCTACGGCAAAATCCATGAGCTGCTGTATGAGGATCAGCCTTATACCTGGCTCTACTTCCGTAATTCCTTCTATGGCTTCAACAAAGATCTGAGAGGCTATGTATTCAGCCCGCGCGGCCCTTATGGGTATGGGCCGGGCTTTTCCAGTCTCTGGAAACCAGCCGAAAACTAG
- a CDS encoding ABC transporter permease — MFSYLVRRLFIGLITLLLITFIIFGLIRNMPGSPISVNMAMIDPGKELNPADIERMRKAYGLDKPWPEAYVLWVGNVCRLDLGRSISRKQPVTRLIYERIGPTLILSITSLFLTYLLAIPFGLYSSARQGKLDERTMGTILYMLYSFPSFVAALFLQIYFANKLGWLPLYGMKSDNYSSMSSSQQVWDIFQHALMPVICYTYGSLAYYSRFIRANMHEVLRQDYIRTARAKGLGPINVLVKHAFRNTFIPLVTLIGLTLPSLLGGSVIIERIFSWPGMGQLYFESILERDYPTIMGLTLMFSILTLAGQLLADIFYALADPRVKISDH, encoded by the coding sequence ATGTTCAGCTATCTCGTGCGAAGGCTATTCATCGGGTTAATTACCCTGTTATTGATCACCTTCATCATTTTTGGTCTGATCAGAAACATGCCGGGATCTCCGATCTCCGTCAACATGGCGATGATTGACCCGGGAAAAGAATTGAACCCAGCTGATATCGAACGGATGCGTAAAGCTTATGGTCTGGATAAACCCTGGCCTGAAGCCTATGTACTCTGGGTGGGGAATGTCTGCCGACTGGACCTGGGACGTTCTATTTCCCGGAAACAGCCTGTCACCAGGCTGATTTATGAACGCATAGGGCCGACGCTGATTTTATCCATTACATCCCTGTTTCTGACCTATCTGCTGGCAATTCCATTTGGTCTGTATTCCTCAGCACGCCAGGGAAAACTGGATGAGCGTACGATGGGAACGATCCTGTATATGCTCTATTCGTTTCCCAGCTTTGTCGCGGCGTTGTTTTTACAAATCTATTTTGCCAACAAGCTGGGCTGGCTCCCCCTGTATGGCATGAAGAGCGATAACTATAGTTCGATGAGCAGCAGTCAGCAGGTCTGGGATATTTTCCAGCATGCACTGATGCCGGTCATCTGTTATACGTATGGCAGTCTTGCATATTACAGCCGTTTCATCCGAGCGAACATGCACGAAGTACTGCGGCAGGATTATATCCGCACCGCTCGTGCCAAAGGCCTGGGACCGATTAACGTGCTGGTAAAGCATGCCTTTCGAAATACGTTTATCCCCCTGGTCACCTTGATCGGATTAACGTTACCTTCGCTGCTGGGCGGTTCCGTGATCATCGAACGAATCTTCAGCTGGCCTGGCATGGGGCAGCTATATTTCGAGTCGATTCTGGAACGAGACTATCCGACCATCATGGGTTTGACTTTGATGTTTTCGATCCTGACGCTGGCCGGCCAGCTGCTGGCGGACATTTTTTATGCATTAGCAGACCCCCGGGTTAAGATTTCAGATCACTGA
- a CDS encoding DUF3488 and transglutaminase-like domain-containing protein, with the protein MNLTLTFQISIYLLVSLSSIMFMMAEGGVFPQLITIPLGLITLFFTDRWEKFSLSPLWANILGLLAFLVVCAEFTSDIESRLLSGAHFLVYLTWIILLQKKSDTQYWWLCALGFLQIAVGAVLTESGYYGFLLVIYLFLSIWTLSVFSLQRTRNSFLQYDSSSPFPKSGTVRQDPGYSPFNQKSYVRGGIQTDLSRQWLSIEFIGVCFGYFASALLISMCFFLLIPRLWVNRSIFDNESLAASEKPMVGFTEKVQLGEMGEILESTERVLQLSIYDNETDEPVSVSDFVARFGTEEPLFRGAVLSSYKNGSWSKIRRRSRWRLYNSKELDTRQLYRQEMVLDSIGTEVLFIMQPFVGMDMLSKTENSLNLETLEIRQTQPPDGEGETRYNVFTAKKQSDNIVMDQLDNEAIYLELPEEDLKRLISFTKKLMADQPELKTDLEKAKFIESYLRDSGEFSYTLNMSIQDPKIDPVEDFLFNRKSGHCEYYASALSLMLRAIDIPTRVISGFKGGEEGYISNQFEVQQRYAHSWVEAFIDDRWQTLDATPSLQRAESVAQNAAPLGSWKSISNALTQFWNDYVIGVSFQRQKAAFYDPMLRAGKRLKNRLYDFRVTVVGIVKSIRAFLSSPRRWFSWEGAAAVFIIAGLFFGIKWLLAVTIRLFRKLLQRQGEQTRQLRAGNVVFYEKFQALLANRGLVRNPVETQKEFTNHVKTDLSTELTQAHLNETPDLFTQLFYQVRYGDHPLNPEQSEELQQKLAALEIALTRTEDHQKA; encoded by the coding sequence GTGAATTTAACTCTCACATTTCAGATCAGCATATACCTGCTTGTTTCTTTATCCAGCATCATGTTTATGATGGCAGAGGGGGGAGTGTTTCCACAGCTGATAACAATTCCTCTCGGTCTGATCACTCTTTTTTTTACAGACCGCTGGGAAAAATTCAGTCTCAGCCCCCTCTGGGCAAATATTCTGGGGCTTCTGGCATTTCTGGTTGTGTGTGCGGAATTTACTTCCGATATCGAAAGCCGGTTACTCTCTGGAGCACATTTTCTGGTTTATCTGACCTGGATCATTCTCCTGCAGAAAAAAAGTGATACTCAGTACTGGTGGTTATGCGCGCTGGGTTTTCTGCAGATTGCTGTGGGAGCCGTGTTGACCGAATCTGGTTACTATGGTTTCTTGCTTGTGATTTACCTGTTCCTGTCGATCTGGACGCTTTCCGTCTTCTCGTTGCAACGGACACGCAATTCCTTTCTGCAATATGATTCGTCATCCCCGTTTCCGAAATCCGGAACTGTCAGGCAAGATCCCGGGTATTCACCTTTTAATCAGAAGAGTTATGTTCGCGGTGGTATTCAAACAGATCTTTCCAGGCAATGGCTGTCCATAGAATTTATTGGGGTCTGTTTTGGATATTTTGCCAGTGCCTTGCTGATTTCCATGTGTTTCTTTTTATTGATTCCCCGCTTATGGGTGAACCGCTCAATCTTTGATAATGAATCCCTGGCCGCGAGTGAAAAACCGATGGTTGGATTTACAGAAAAAGTCCAACTGGGAGAAATGGGAGAAATTCTGGAAAGCACGGAACGCGTACTGCAACTTTCCATTTACGACAACGAAACCGATGAGCCCGTATCCGTCTCCGATTTTGTAGCGCGATTCGGCACGGAAGAACCCCTGTTCAGGGGGGCCGTACTTTCAAGTTACAAGAACGGGAGCTGGAGTAAAATACGACGCCGGTCGCGCTGGAGGCTCTATAACTCGAAAGAACTTGACACCAGGCAGCTTTATCGACAGGAAATGGTATTGGATTCCATCGGTACCGAAGTCCTGTTTATCATGCAGCCTTTTGTCGGTATGGATATGTTGAGTAAAACCGAAAACAGTTTAAATCTGGAAACACTGGAAATTCGTCAGACACAACCTCCTGATGGCGAAGGAGAGACCAGGTACAACGTCTTTACTGCGAAAAAACAGTCTGACAATATCGTGATGGATCAGTTGGATAATGAAGCAATTTATCTTGAATTACCGGAAGAGGATCTGAAACGACTGATTTCATTTACTAAGAAACTGATGGCTGATCAACCGGAGTTGAAGACCGATCTTGAAAAAGCGAAGTTCATTGAATCATATCTTCGGGATTCCGGGGAGTTCAGTTACACGCTGAATATGTCAATTCAGGATCCGAAAATCGATCCGGTCGAGGATTTTCTCTTTAACCGTAAATCGGGGCACTGTGAATATTACGCATCTGCCCTGTCATTAATGTTACGTGCCATCGACATTCCCACACGCGTGATCAGCGGTTTTAAGGGAGGCGAAGAGGGGTATATTTCGAATCAATTTGAAGTACAGCAGCGTTATGCCCATTCCTGGGTTGAAGCTTTTATTGACGACCGCTGGCAGACTCTGGACGCCACACCCAGTCTGCAGCGTGCGGAAAGCGTTGCGCAGAACGCGGCTCCATTAGGCAGCTGGAAAAGTATCTCCAATGCCCTCACACAATTCTGGAATGATTATGTCATTGGTGTCTCGTTTCAACGTCAGAAAGCTGCCTTCTACGATCCGATGCTGCGTGCTGGTAAGAGATTAAAAAATCGACTGTATGATTTTCGTGTAACGGTAGTTGGTATAGTTAAGTCGATCAGGGCTTTTCTTTCATCCCCGCGACGCTGGTTCAGCTGGGAGGGGGCTGCTGCCGTTTTCATCATTGCTGGCCTGTTCTTTGGGATAAAGTGGCTGTTGGCAGTAACCATTCGGCTGTTTAGAAAACTACTCCAGAGGCAGGGAGAGCAGACGCGACAACTGCGTGCGGGAAATGTAGTATTCTATGAAAAGTTCCAGGCTTTGCTGGCAAACCGTGGCCTGGTGCGAAATCCTGTCGAAACGCAGAAAGAGTTCACCAATCATGTCAAAACGGATTTGAGTACCGAACTCACTCAGGCACACCTGAATGAGACCCCAGATCTGTTCACACAATTATTTTACCAGGTTCGCTATGGAGATCATCCACTCAATCCAGAGCAGTCAGAAGAACTGCAGCAGAAGCTCGCAGCACTTGAGATTGCTCTGACCAGAACCGAGGATCATCAGAAAGCCTGA
- a CDS encoding ABC transporter permease — protein MQEQSENKTETSAELKTLKKSPSFWAETWQRFKGRKMAMMALIYIGFLCFVAIFAPAIAGTKPIICKYKGHIYFPALGYFRRQWENPVFYKDRFRNRYPENLKQKDPDSWAIWPLVYQDPYRRVYDDEWKGQPGNPTQDNGAPSLRNWFGTDQRGVDVFAQMVHGTTIALLVGFVSMGIAGVIGILVGALAGFYGKWIDMGLSRMIEVVMCIPTLILILAIIAIIDSPTIWHMMAIIGLTGWTGIARLARAEFMRLRESDFVLAAKTTGVGQFRIIFRYILPNSLAPVLVPITFGIAAAILIESGLSFLGFGAPPPNPSWGTLLNLGRQNLQMWWLIFFPGMAIFLAVLAYNLIGEGLQEASDPRLRDA, from the coding sequence ATGCAAGAACAATCAGAAAACAAGACGGAAACTTCAGCAGAGCTGAAAACCCTTAAAAAGTCCCCCAGCTTCTGGGCAGAAACCTGGCAGCGTTTCAAGGGACGTAAAATGGCAATGATGGCCTTGATCTATATCGGTTTCCTCTGTTTTGTCGCAATCTTTGCTCCCGCGATTGCGGGAACCAAACCGATCATTTGTAAATACAAAGGTCATATCTATTTCCCGGCGCTGGGATACTTCCGGAGGCAGTGGGAAAACCCGGTCTTTTACAAAGACCGCTTTCGTAACCGCTATCCGGAAAATCTCAAACAGAAAGATCCTGACAGCTGGGCGATCTGGCCTCTGGTTTACCAGGACCCTTATCGCCGCGTTTATGACGATGAGTGGAAAGGTCAACCCGGAAATCCGACACAGGATAACGGGGCCCCCAGTCTGCGCAACTGGTTTGGTACAGATCAGCGTGGTGTCGATGTGTTTGCGCAGATGGTACATGGCACCACAATTGCATTGCTGGTGGGCTTTGTTTCGATGGGAATTGCGGGAGTGATTGGGATTCTGGTCGGCGCTTTGGCCGGATTCTATGGCAAATGGATCGATATGGGGCTCAGTCGAATGATTGAAGTCGTGATGTGTATTCCCACTCTGATTTTAATTCTCGCCATCATTGCCATTATTGATTCGCCCACGATCTGGCATATGATGGCGATTATCGGGCTGACCGGCTGGACCGGGATTGCGCGGCTGGCGCGGGCGGAATTCATGAGACTTCGTGAAAGTGACTTTGTGCTTGCTGCCAAAACGACCGGTGTCGGCCAGTTTCGCATTATCTTCCGGTATATTCTTCCCAACTCACTGGCTCCCGTGCTGGTACCGATCACGTTTGGAATTGCAGCTGCGATCCTGATTGAAAGCGGGCTCAGCTTTCTGGGCTTTGGCGCACCACCGCCTAATCCCAGTTGGGGAACTTTGCTGAACCTCGGGCGTCAGAACCTGCAGATGTGGTGGCTGATTTTCTTCCCCGGGATGGCGATCTTCCTGGCAGTCCTGGCTTACAACCTGATAGGAGAAGGCCTGCAGGAAGCATCAGACCCGCGTTTGCGTGACGCCTGA